The following proteins are co-located in the Halarcobacter sp. genome:
- a CDS encoding NFACT RNA binding domain-containing protein, whose product MKFIKRIDNNTIIIEFNNKNYLYFDMTKGKSLIYKRDELLKAKKDFNAPFDVILQKRFNNSIVEDIQLYNDDKVINIKVNSSSSYKKLTTILQLEFTGKHTNIIILDENRVVLEALRHIDEFASSRVVKVGVKLDEIPKTNIVFKEEKVDDIEKTLYKIYEDLEKRDLENYRKQKISQVSKKLKKIEKIVSTLPLKENLEKESEQLYTNGNLILNNLYNIKPYQKSLVTYDFSGNEVEIVLDNKIPASKYANELFKKAKRLKQKAINIKIEKGNLEEKISFLKRMVLNLEKAISIDEIEFLYPKKQKNQIKTKKSQNYESFFFEGYKIMLGTSERENIYLLQKAKASDFWFHLKDRPSSHLIVQNTKKTLPENVIIKAAQICAQFSTDFSGTYEVDYTQRRNVKIQNGANVLYNPYTTIVIKI is encoded by the coding sequence ATGAAGTTTATTAAAAGAATTGATAATAATACAATTATAATTGAGTTTAATAATAAAAATTACCTTTATTTTGATATGACTAAAGGAAAAAGTCTAATATACAAACGAGATGAGCTATTAAAAGCAAAAAAAGATTTTAATGCACCCTTTGATGTAATATTACAAAAAAGGTTTAATAACTCAATTGTTGAAGATATACAGCTATATAATGATGATAAAGTTATTAATATAAAAGTTAATTCTTCATCTTCATATAAAAAGCTAACTACAATTTTACAATTGGAGTTTACTGGTAAACATACAAATATAATTATTTTAGATGAAAATAGAGTTGTATTAGAAGCTTTAAGGCATATAGATGAATTTGCATCAAGTAGAGTTGTAAAAGTTGGTGTAAAATTGGATGAAATTCCTAAAACTAATATAGTTTTTAAAGAGGAAAAAGTTGATGATATAGAAAAAACTTTGTATAAAATATATGAAGATTTGGAAAAAAGAGATTTAGAAAATTATAGAAAACAAAAAATTTCGCAAGTTTCAAAAAAATTAAAAAAAATTGAAAAAATTGTTTCAACACTTCCTTTAAAAGAGAATCTAGAAAAAGAATCAGAACAACTATATACAAATGGAAATCTAATACTAAACAATCTATACAATATAAAACCATATCAAAAAAGTTTGGTAACATATGATTTTTCAGGTAATGAAGTTGAAATTGTATTAGATAATAAAATTCCAGCTTCAAAATATGCAAATGAACTATTTAAAAAAGCAAAAAGATTAAAACAAAAAGCTATTAATATTAAAATTGAAAAAGGTAATCTTGAAGAGAAAATTAGTTTTCTAAAAAGGATGGTTTTAAATCTTGAAAAGGCAATATCTATTGATGAGATAGAGTTTTTATATCCTAAAAAACAAAAAAATCAAATAAAAACAAAAAAGAGTCAAAACTATGAGAGCTTCTTTTTTGAAGGTTATAAAATAATGCTAGGAACTAGTGAAAGGGAAAATATCTATTTATTGCAAAAAGCAAAAGCCAGTGATTTTTGGTTTCATCTAAAAGATAGACCCTCTTCCCATTTGATTGTACAAAATACTAAAAAAACATTGCCAGAAAATGTAATTATAAAAGCTGCACAAATTTGTGCACAATTTTCAACAGATTTTTCGGGAACATATGAAGTAGATTATACTCAAAGAAGAAATGTAAAAATACAGAATGGAGCCAATGTTCTTTATAATCCATATACAACAATTGTAATAAAAATATAA
- a CDS encoding phosphatidate cytidylyltransferase, with translation MKEIIKSSSTRIKTGLALLVGILIIGYIDSFFLMWLLLGGLLVIAISESQKLYKMKVDSIYFYAGIIWFAAYFYPNAEDLTFIAAIVFASILAYTKTLDKKIFLPLFYPTASFLFLLTLYWEYGVMALLWLLVIVAGADIGAYFVGKSMGKTKFCETSPNKTVEGVAGGLVVATLFGIVFAIDNISLFGSIIISLLVALASVFGDLFESYLKREADVKDSGNILPGHGGILDRTDGYLFGGVVMLFILRAVL, from the coding sequence ATGAAAGAGATTATAAAATCAAGTTCAACTCGGATTAAGACAGGTCTAGCTTTATTAGTTGGTATTTTAATAATTGGATATATTGATTCATTTTTTTTAATGTGGCTTCTACTTGGAGGGCTTTTAGTAATTGCAATAAGTGAATCACAAAAACTATATAAGATGAAAGTTGATTCTATATATTTTTATGCTGGAATCATATGGTTTGCTGCATATTTTTATCCAAATGCAGAGGATTTGACTTTTATCGCTGCAATTGTTTTTGCATCGATTTTAGCATATACAAAAACTTTAGATAAAAAAATATTTTTACCACTTTTTTATCCTACAGCTTCATTTTTATTTTTGTTAACACTTTATTGGGAATATGGGGTTATGGCTTTATTATGGTTACTAGTAATAGTAGCTGGTGCAGATATAGGAGCATATTTTGTAGGAAAAAGTATGGGAAAAACAAAATTTTGTGAAACAAGTCCAAATAAAACAGTTGAAGGTGTAGCAGGTGGTTTAGTGGTTGCAACACTATTTGGTATTGTTTTTGCAATTGATAATATATCATTATTTGGTTCTATTATTATCTCTTTATTAGTAGCTTTAGCTTCAGTTTTTGGAGATCTTTTTGAAAGTTATTTAAAAAGAGAAGCAGATGTAAAAGATAGTGGGAATATTTTGCCAGGTCATGGTGGAATTTTAGATAGAACAGATGGATATTTATTTGGCGGGGTTGTTATGCTATTTATTCTAAGAGCTGTTCTGTGA
- the dxr gene encoding 1-deoxy-D-xylulose-5-phosphate reductoisomerase, giving the protein MIVLGSTGSIGVNTLNIARKFNLNVEVLVAGNNIELLNQQIKEFNPKKVVIANSEYIKDVKHTCVKAGEEEILYAIEQSESKTVVNALVGFLGLRPTLKAIECNKKIALANKESLVVAGKFIDQTKLSPIDSEHFGLWYLLQDKKVSSMTITASGGSFRDYPINELSKVSVKEALNHPNWSMGNKITIDSATMTNKMFELIEAAWLFDTKKVDAIIETKSLIHALVNFQDGSTTAHIANASMQLPIAYAILGKCDENILEPVDLLKVGNLEFRKIEEERYLIWQVKDEILNNLDLGVVLNAANEVAVSKFLDSKIGFLDIPKISLKALNKFSNISANSIDEIFEIDKEVRKYCEF; this is encoded by the coding sequence GTGATTGTTTTAGGCTCAACTGGTTCAATAGGGGTAAATACTCTAAATATAGCAAGGAAGTTCAATCTAAATGTTGAGGTTTTAGTTGCTGGAAATAATATTGAACTTTTAAACCAACAAATAAAAGAGTTTAATCCAAAAAAAGTTGTAATAGCAAATAGTGAATATATCAAAGATGTAAAACATACTTGTGTAAAAGCTGGAGAAGAAGAGATTTTATATGCAATTGAGCAAAGTGAATCTAAAACAGTAGTAAATGCACTTGTAGGATTCTTAGGATTAAGACCCACATTAAAAGCAATAGAGTGTAATAAAAAAATTGCATTAGCAAATAAAGAATCACTTGTTGTAGCTGGAAAGTTTATTGACCAAACAAAACTAAGTCCAATAGATTCAGAACATTTTGGACTTTGGTATTTATTACAAGATAAAAAAGTATCCTCTATGACAATTACAGCAAGTGGTGGTTCATTTAGAGATTATCCTATTAATGAATTATCAAAGGTTTCTGTAAAAGAAGCATTGAATCATCCAAACTGGTCTATGGGAAATAAAATCACAATTGATAGTGCAACTATGACAAATAAGATGTTTGAATTAATAGAAGCAGCATGGTTATTTGATACTAAAAAAGTTGATGCTATTATTGAAACAAAATCTTTAATTCATGCCTTAGTTAACTTTCAAGATGGTAGTACAACTGCACATATTGCAAATGCTTCAATGCAACTACCAATCGCTTATGCAATACTTGGTAAATGTGATGAAAATATATTAGAACCAGTTGATTTATTAAAAGTTGGAAATTTAGAGTTTAGAAAAATCGAAGAAGAGAGATATCTTATTTGGCAAGTTAAAGATGAAATATTAAATAATCTTGATTTAGGTGTAGTTTTAAATGCTGCAAATGAAGTTGCAGTGTCTAAATTTTTAGATTCTAAAATAGGATTTTTAGATATTCCAAAAATCTCATTAAAAGCTTTAAATAAGTTTTCAAATATTAGTGCAAACTCTATTGATGAGATTTTTGAAATTGATAAAGAAGTGAGAAAATATTGTGAGTTTTGA
- a CDS encoding cytochrome C encodes MTKLLKVALAGALILGVASTTASADAVKGQKLFIKKFKKACGFNGAKFASKHSQAEWEAINAEGKFKEELMKICPEVKEGDIKDKWLPHIYDFSYEYANDSGNVPSC; translated from the coding sequence ATGACAAAATTATTGAAAGTTGCACTTGCAGGTGCATTAATTTTAGGTGTTGCATCAACTACTGCTTCAGCAGATGCAGTTAAAGGTCAAAAACTATTTATTAAAAAGTTTAAAAAAGCTTGTGGTTTCAACGGTGCTAAATTTGCTTCAAAACATTCTCAAGCAGAATGGGAAGCTATTAACGCAGAGGGAAAATTCAAAGAAGAATTAATGAAAATTTGTCCAGAAGTTAAAGAGGGTGATATCAAAGATAAATGGTTACCTCATATTTATGATTTCTCTTATGAGTATGCTAATGACTCAGGAAATGTTCCATCTTGCTAA